The following are encoded together in the Campylobacteraceae bacterium genome:
- a CDS encoding ABC transporter ATP-binding protein produces MKNVLEIKDLQKQFADHNAVNGIDFVVEEGKFFSILGPSGCGKTTLLRMIAGFLEPSSGSILIRDEEMIGIAPNNRPVNLVFQNLALFPMMNVEENIAFGLKRKKLSKKVIEEKVAAILEKVHLKGYGKKEVSQLSGGQRQRVAIARSLVLEPSILLLDEPLGALDLKLRETMKIELKKLQKEFGTTFIYITHDQSEALVMSDKVAVMNNGVFEQIDTPKNLYSNPKTSFVAGFVGESNIFQGKFTQNDTVVLENSLQLKVICIEEIKDTCKVYIRPEAIILMPEKELTDLNRFTLDIKSILFDGSNTKLLAIIQGTKEEIQVSLPQNRQFSHIKVGDTIEAAVHFNDCKTYRA; encoded by the coding sequence ATGAAGAATGTATTAGAAATAAAGGATTTGCAAAAACAATTTGCAGACCATAATGCAGTAAATGGTATTGATTTTGTTGTAGAAGAAGGAAAGTTTTTTTCAATTCTAGGACCCTCAGGATGTGGGAAAACCACACTTCTGCGAATGATTGCAGGTTTTTTAGAACCAAGTTCTGGTTCTATTTTAATACGAGACGAAGAAATGATTGGAATTGCTCCTAATAATCGTCCAGTAAACTTAGTTTTTCAAAACTTGGCACTTTTCCCTATGATGAATGTTGAAGAAAATATTGCCTTTGGATTAAAACGAAAAAAACTTTCAAAAAAAGTGATTGAAGAAAAAGTAGCTGCTATTTTAGAAAAAGTTCATTTAAAAGGTTATGGAAAAAAAGAAGTATCACAACTTTCAGGAGGACAGAGACAACGTGTAGCAATTGCTAGATCACTTGTATTAGAACCTTCTATCTTACTACTTGATGAACCTTTAGGAGCGCTGGATTTAAAACTGCGAGAAACAATGAAAATTGAACTTAAAAAACTTCAAAAAGAATTTGGAACGACTTTTATTTATATTACTCACGATCAAAGTGAAGCTTTAGTAATGAGTGATAAAGTAGCTGTTATGAACAATGGAGTTTTTGAGCAAATTGATACACCCAAAAATCTCTATTCAAACCCAAAAACATCTTTTGTAGCAGGTTTTGTTGGAGAATCCAATATATTCCAAGGAAAATTCACCCAAAATGATACGGTAGTTTTAGAGAATTCTTTGCAGTTAAAGGTTATTTGTATAGAAGAAATAAAAGATACTTGTAAAGTATATATAAGGCCCGAAGCTATTATATTAATGCCAGAGAAGGAATTAACGGATTTAAATCGTTTTACCTTAGATATTAAAAGTATTTTATTTGATGGTTCTAATACAAAACTTCTAGCAATTATTCAAGGTACAAAAGAAGAAATTCAAGTATCACTTCCCCAAAACAGACAGTTTTCTCATATTAAAGTAGGAGATACAATAGAAGCAGCCGTACATTTTAATGACTGCAAAACATATAGGGCATAA
- a CDS encoding glycerophosphodiester phosphodiesterase gives MIGFYDTLENKSKLIAAHRGFRAIRPENTMSAFKAALGKCDFIEFDVTLCKDGIAVVIHDKTLKRTSNIIRNKKTHKKKKIHDFTYQELLMLDFASWFKEKDPFDTIKDKRVNKNDIKADQILTLTQVLEFCKKKNLLANIEIKNMKKTPFHKKIVKEIIKIVQETHMQEKVLLSSFNHSYLKKAKKIAPDIHRAALVEKKHPKDLLLYLKKLDVKAYNCEDSLVDKKLVKLIKDANYKINVFTVNNKKRKKELFSLGVDAIFTDFL, from the coding sequence ATGATAGGGTTTTATGATACGCTAGAGAACAAATCCAAGCTAATTGCAGCACATAGGGGGTTTAGGGCAATTCGTCCTGAAAATACTATGAGCGCTTTTAAAGCAGCTCTTGGAAAATGTGATTTTATTGAATTTGATGTAACCTTATGTAAAGATGGTATTGCTGTTGTTATTCATGACAAAACCTTAAAACGTACATCTAATATCATTAGAAATAAAAAAACACATAAAAAAAAGAAAATACATGATTTTACCTATCAAGAATTATTAATGCTTGATTTTGCTTCTTGGTTTAAAGAAAAAGATCCTTTTGATACTATTAAAGATAAAAGAGTCAATAAAAATGACATCAAAGCAGATCAAATTCTTACACTAACACAAGTATTAGAGTTTTGTAAAAAAAAGAACCTTTTAGCAAATATTGAAATAAAAAATATGAAAAAAACACCTTTTCATAAAAAAATAGTCAAAGAAATCATAAAAATAGTTCAAGAAACACATATGCAAGAAAAGGTACTTTTATCTTCTTTTAATCATTCTTATTTAAAAAAAGCAAAAAAGATTGCGCCTGATATACACAGAGCCGCTTTGGTTGAAAAAAAACATCCAAAAGATTTATTGCTTTATCTTAAAAAACTAGATGTCAAAGCGTATAATTGTGAAGATTCTTTGGTTGATAAAAAACTGGTAAAACTTATAAAAGATGCTAATTATAAAATAAATGTTTTCACTGTTAATAATAAAAAGAGAAAAAAAGAACTTTTTTCCCTGGGAGTTGATGCTATTTTTACGGATTTTTTATAA
- a CDS encoding tripartite tricarboxylate transporter permease — translation MTLDYLLDAFQLIFSTPSSLLFIVIGVTAGIVVGSLPGLTATMGCALLIPFTYSLPPVEGLLLLMGIFTGGIYGGSISGILIRTPGTPAAAATLLDGYPLTQKGEGGKAIGIATVSSFVGGTIGALIMAFLAPEIAQFGLRFGPPEFFALAVFGLTMIISISGESLLKGVIVVLIGLLLTTIGFDPLSGVARFSFENDNLLGGITFIPVLIGLFGFAQVFRNVETMGLVPQVKSKVGRILPRFKDIKALLPTMGKSGTIGALMGSVPGLGCDVAAFVAYGEAKRTSKTPEEFGKGSHEGIAAPESANNGAVGGAMIPMLTLGVPGDAVTAVLLGALTIHGLQPGPLLFKDHIDIVYPLFAGMILCQFVLLIVGLSGAKLFAKLININVSILTPIIFLLCITGAYAMRFSFFDVGLALIVGILAYFMDKAKFPISPILLALILGPMAEQNMRRALLMSHDDPSIFFTRPISASFLALALFMAITSYRRFVKLKKAEKELEKKAS, via the coding sequence ATGACACTTGATTATTTATTAGACGCATTCCAACTAATTTTTAGTACGCCTTCTAGTTTATTATTTATTGTAATTGGAGTTACTGCTGGTATTGTAGTTGGGTCTTTACCTGGATTAACTGCAACTATGGGCTGTGCTTTATTAATTCCTTTTACTTACAGTCTTCCTCCAGTTGAGGGATTATTGTTATTAATGGGAATATTTACGGGGGGAATTTATGGGGGTTCTATTTCAGGAATCCTTATAAGAACACCTGGAACACCAGCAGCAGCAGCTACCTTACTTGATGGTTACCCTTTAACTCAAAAAGGTGAAGGTGGTAAGGCCATTGGTATTGCAACTGTTTCTTCTTTTGTGGGTGGTACTATTGGTGCATTAATTATGGCATTTTTAGCCCCTGAAATTGCACAATTTGGTTTACGTTTTGGACCTCCAGAGTTTTTTGCTTTGGCTGTTTTTGGACTTACTATGATTATCTCAATTTCGGGAGAATCACTTCTTAAAGGTGTAATCGTAGTTTTAATTGGTTTATTATTAACAACTATTGGTTTTGATCCTTTATCTGGAGTGGCACGTTTTTCTTTTGAAAACGATAACTTATTAGGTGGAATTACTTTTATTCCAGTATTAATTGGTTTATTTGGTTTTGCTCAAGTATTTAGAAATGTAGAAACTATGGGCCTAGTACCACAGGTAAAATCAAAAGTTGGTAGAATTTTACCAAGATTTAAAGATATTAAAGCCCTTCTTCCTACTATGGGTAAGTCTGGAACTATTGGTGCATTAATGGGAAGTGTTCCTGGACTTGGTTGTGATGTTGCTGCATTTGTTGCATACGGTGAAGCAAAAAGAACATCTAAAACACCAGAAGAATTTGGTAAAGGTTCACATGAAGGTATTGCTGCACCAGAATCTGCTAATAATGGAGCAGTTGGTGGTGCGATGATTCCAATGTTAACCCTAGGAGTTCCTGGTGATGCTGTTACTGCTGTATTACTTGGAGCTTTAACTATTCATGGTTTACAACCTGGACCTTTATTATTTAAAGATCATATTGATATTGTTTACCCTTTATTTGCTGGTATGATTTTATGTCAATTTGTTTTATTAATTGTAGGTTTAAGTGGTGCAAAATTATTTGCTAAATTAATTAATATTAATGTTAGTATTTTGACACCAATCATATTTCTTCTTTGTATTACAGGAGCTTATGCTATGAGATTTTCTTTCTTTGATGTAGGATTAGCTCTTATTGTAGGTATTCTGGCTTATTTTATGGATAAAGCGAAATTTCCGATTTCACCCATATTATTGGCATTAATTCTAGGGCCAATGGCTGAGCAAAATATGCGACGGGCATTATTAATGTCTCATGATGATCCTAGTATCTTTTTTACACGACCAATTAGTGCTTCATTCTTAGCACTGGCTTTATTTATGGCTATTACTTCTTATAGAAGGTTTGTAAAATTGAAAAAAGCTGAAAAAGAATTGGAAAAAAAAGCTTCATAA
- a CDS encoding extracellular solute-binding protein — protein MKKTILLSAGLIALLSSTSLLAQDTLKILTWKGYAPKALVEKFEKQTGLKVELTYSNNEEMIAKLRATRGAGFDLAQPSQDRISSVQKKYKIYQALDYSKIEENQIIDSMLKAVKTNTKVKGESYAVPFNYGTSGLIINKRMAPNASDYSDLLNKEYTGRITYRLKRPTLLAIALSKGMDPFSKYNDTKAYKTMMEGVAKDLIKAKPYAKNYYANGDALLELLRTGEVYVAMGWDNGGWKLHKENPDIDFVAPKSGALGWIDTFAIPAKAKNVEGAYKWINFMLKPENAAYFTNKESYGTASKGANEFLNAEIKANFERSYSKADLDNINWYPPVPAKIEKLEGKLLDKIKASR, from the coding sequence ATGAAAAAAACCATTTTATTAAGCGCTGGATTAATTGCTTTACTTTCAAGTACAAGTTTACTGGCACAAGATACCCTAAAAATACTAACGTGGAAAGGTTATGCACCTAAAGCTTTGGTTGAAAAATTCGAGAAACAAACAGGTCTTAAAGTTGAACTTACGTATTCAAATAATGAAGAAATGATTGCAAAACTTAGAGCTACTAGAGGAGCTGGTTTTGACCTTGCACAACCCAGTCAAGATAGAATTTCATCTGTTCAAAAAAAATACAAAATTTATCAAGCTTTAGATTATTCTAAAATTGAAGAAAATCAAATTATTGATTCTATGTTAAAAGCAGTAAAAACAAATACTAAAGTTAAAGGTGAATCTTATGCAGTTCCTTTTAATTATGGTACTTCTGGTTTAATTATTAATAAAAGAATGGCTCCAAATGCGAGCGATTATAGTGATTTATTAAATAAAGAATATACAGGAAGAATTACATACAGATTAAAAAGACCTACTTTATTAGCAATAGCACTTTCAAAAGGTATGGATCCATTTTCTAAGTATAACGATACAAAAGCATACAAAACAATGATGGAAGGCGTAGCTAAAGATTTAATCAAAGCTAAACCTTATGCTAAAAACTATTATGCAAATGGAGATGCTTTACTTGAACTGTTACGAACAGGTGAAGTATATGTAGCAATGGGTTGGGATAATGGCGGATGGAAACTTCATAAAGAGAATCCAGATATTGACTTTGTTGCTCCTAAAAGTGGTGCTTTAGGTTGGATTGATACTTTTGCAATTCCTGCAAAAGCTAAAAATGTTGAAGGTGCTTATAAATGGATTAACTTTATGTTAAAACCAGAAAATGCGGCATACTTTACGAATAAAGAGAGTTATGGAACAGCTTCTAAAGGCGCTAATGAATTTTTAAATGCCGAAATTAAAGCAAACTTTGAGCGTTCTTACTCAAAAGCAGACCTTGATAATATCAATTGGTACCCACCAGTACCTGCAAAAATTGAAAAATTAGAAGGTAAGTTATTAGATAAAATTAAAGCATCAAGATAA
- a CDS encoding ABC transporter permease, with amino-acid sequence MIRTLPNSKAYSIGFKLYVIAFFIFLFAPLMVTSVLAFNDSNFPSLPWNGFTLDWFISDTEERLGILKDTQNLLSIWVSAQTAFFVSISSLIIGTLAAFLFEREHFRYKQFLFFLALTPLVIPGVILGISLLLSVNSTGLFLEDNFALDLEILRPSFWLVVLGQFAFITTFVLLVVSARLKKFDNSLEEAALNLGASKFQSIRYIIIPFLKPALIGAGAVAFLMSFENFNTTLFLIGSETTLPVNLYLQVRDGSTPVINAISFLLIMGTSVLAILNLIFSKKKS; translated from the coding sequence ATGATTCGTACCCTACCCAATTCTAAGGCCTATTCAATAGGTTTTAAACTTTATGTTATAGCTTTTTTTATTTTTTTATTTGCACCTTTAATGGTTACATCTGTTTTGGCTTTTAATGATTCTAATTTCCCTTCTTTACCTTGGAATGGTTTTACTTTGGACTGGTTTATAAGTGATACAGAAGAGCGCCTTGGAATATTAAAAGATACTCAGAATCTATTGTCTATTTGGGTTTCAGCTCAAACTGCCTTTTTTGTATCTATTTCCTCATTAATTATAGGTACGCTGGCCGCATTTTTATTTGAAAGAGAACACTTTAGATACAAACAATTTTTATTCTTTTTAGCCCTAACACCTTTAGTTATTCCAGGTGTTATTTTAGGAATATCTTTATTATTGTCTGTTAATTCTACGGGTTTATTTTTAGAAGATAATTTTGCTTTGGACTTAGAGATTTTACGCCCTAGTTTTTGGTTGGTTGTACTTGGACAATTTGCTTTTATTACTACTTTTGTATTATTAGTTGTATCTGCAAGACTTAAAAAATTTGATAATTCGCTGGAAGAAGCAGCCCTTAATTTAGGTGCTAGTAAATTTCAAAGCATTCGTTATATAATTATTCCTTTTTTAAAACCTGCTTTAATAGGAGCTGGTGCCGTGGCATTTTTAATGAGTTTTGAAAATTTTAATACTACTTTATTTTTAATTGGTTCTGAAACTACTTTACCCGTAAACTTATATTTGCAAGTAAGAGATGGAAGTACTCCTGTTATTAATGCTATTTCATTTTTACTTATTATGGGAACCTCTGTACTTGCTATCTTAAATTTAATTTTTTCAAAGAAAAAATCATGA
- a CDS encoding tripartite tricarboxylate transporter substrate binding protein, producing MKQVKQIRSVLLAIGLSVSTAFAAFPEKDITLIVPWSAGGGTDTIARALVKNAKKHIGVNVNVVNKTGGQGVVGMSAARLARPDGYTVGMITFGLSTYKLMGLSKLNFRDFKLLQLLNQSAPALSVKADSKWSSIADVVKYAKANPGKVTIGHTGAGVAWHLSAASLGIKNGIEFNFIPFDGGAPTRSALLGGHIDLAATGIDEMKQLKEAGQVNIIVTDDTKRHPLFPNVPTLKEEGFASDAPILDWRGLALAKNVPADRTKILEAGFKKMFDDPEFREFTKKVGLNLVYADAKGFKEFLENMENVLKPTLDSVGLLKK from the coding sequence ATGAAACAAGTAAAACAAATTAGAAGTGTACTATTGGCTATAGGACTTTCTGTAAGTACTGCATTTGCAGCATTCCCTGAAAAAGACATCACGTTAATTGTACCATGGTCAGCAGGTGGTGGAACAGATACAATTGCAAGAGCATTGGTTAAAAATGCGAAAAAGCACATTGGTGTAAATGTAAATGTAGTTAATAAAACAGGCGGTCAAGGTGTTGTTGGTATGAGTGCAGCTAGACTTGCAAGGCCAGATGGTTATACAGTTGGTATGATTACTTTTGGACTTAGTACCTATAAATTAATGGGTTTATCAAAACTTAACTTTCGTGATTTTAAATTATTACAATTATTAAATCAAAGTGCTCCTGCTTTAAGTGTAAAAGCTGATTCTAAATGGTCATCAATTGCTGATGTTGTTAAATATGCAAAAGCAAATCCTGGCAAAGTAACAATTGGTCATACAGGTGCTGGTGTAGCTTGGCATTTATCTGCTGCTTCTTTAGGTATTAAAAATGGTATTGAATTTAACTTTATTCCTTTTGATGGAGGAGCTCCTACACGTTCTGCTCTACTTGGTGGACATATTGATTTAGCAGCAACGGGTATTGATGAAATGAAGCAATTAAAGGAAGCGGGTCAAGTTAATATTATTGTAACAGATGATACAAAACGTCATCCTTTATTCCCAAATGTTCCAACACTTAAAGAAGAAGGTTTCGCATCTGATGCTCCTATCTTAGATTGGCGTGGATTAGCATTGGCTAAAAATGTACCAGCTGATCGTACAAAAATTTTAGAAGCTGGATTCAAAAAAATGTTTGATGATCCTGAATTTAGAGAATTTACAAAAAAAGTTGGTCTTAACTTAGTGTATGCAGATGCTAAAGGTTTTAAAGAATTTTTAGAAAATATGGAAAATGTACTTAAACCAACATTAGATTCTGTTGGTCTACTTAAAAAGTAA
- a CDS encoding tripartite tricarboxylate transporter TctB family protein encodes MMYNKTIDVCSGIFLSLLSIAIYLYAEQQYVGSGVNRYGPNFFPQVVSVMLLLASLTLIYQALKGNSLKNFETINKKGFIRTSIVLGFAIAYLFLMQVAGFYLATGIFLFVTMKFLGLKSYLVTLIVSACVATIVFGIFKVFLKIPLPEGLF; translated from the coding sequence TTGATGTATAACAAGACTATTGATGTTTGTAGTGGTATTTTCTTAAGCTTATTAAGTATTGCCATTTATTTATATGCAGAACAACAATATGTGGGAAGTGGAGTTAACCGTTACGGGCCTAATTTCTTCCCACAGGTCGTATCTGTAATGTTGCTCTTAGCTTCTCTTACCCTTATTTATCAAGCATTAAAAGGGAATTCCTTAAAAAACTTTGAGACAATAAATAAAAAAGGTTTTATTCGTACTTCTATTGTTTTAGGATTTGCCATTGCTTATTTATTTTTGATGCAAGTTGCAGGATTTTATCTTGCTACGGGAATATTTTTATTTGTAACTATGAAGTTTTTAGGTCTAAAAAGTTATTTAGTTACCTTGATAGTTAGTGCATGTGTTGCTACTATTGTTTTTGGAATTTTTAAAGTGTTTTTAAAAATACCTTTACCAGAAGGGCTCTTTTGA
- a CDS encoding ABC transporter permease, translating to MKNATSLGFYIFLVPIILWLALLIVIPQIELLIMSLRFENDDEIMVWSFENYKEFFNNDIYWLTFLRTAMYAIFVTFLTFIITFPIAFYITKIVNKRYSAFLIILLLLPFWVSELVRVYGWTILLRESGVINYFLQSMGFTSSGIEFLYNDAAMIMGLVYTSMLFMAVPLISSLEGMDDSYIEAAHDLGASKLTIFFKIVIPYSASGIVSGSIVVFMLTLGNYLTPNLMGGKNSLWFTEQIYNEFIASLNWNQGAAFGFLLLALSSFIIWLGLKLTKQNLSKALS from the coding sequence ATGAAAAATGCAACATCTTTAGGGTTTTATATTTTTTTAGTGCCTATTATTTTATGGTTGGCTTTATTAATTGTAATTCCGCAAATTGAGCTCTTAATTATGTCTTTACGTTTTGAGAACGATGATGAAATAATGGTTTGGAGTTTTGAAAATTATAAAGAGTTTTTTAACAATGATATTTATTGGTTGACTTTTTTAAGAACAGCAATGTATGCTATTTTTGTTACTTTTTTAACTTTTATTATTACATTTCCTATTGCTTTTTATATCACCAAAATAGTAAATAAACGTTACAGTGCTTTTTTAATTATACTTTTACTTTTACCTTTTTGGGTGAGTGAACTTGTACGTGTTTATGGATGGACAATACTGTTGCGAGAAAGTGGTGTGATTAACTATTTTTTACAAAGTATGGGATTTACTAGTTCAGGTATTGAATTTTTATACAATGATGCGGCCATGATTATGGGACTTGTTTATACTTCCATGTTATTTATGGCTGTGCCTTTAATTTCTTCTTTAGAAGGCATGGATGATTCATATATAGAAGCAGCACATGATTTAGGGGCTTCAAAACTAACAATATTCTTTAAAATAGTCATTCCTTATAGTGCCTCAGGTATTGTCTCTGGTTCTATTGTTGTTTTTATGTTAACACTTGGAAATTATTTGACCCCTAATTTAATGGGAGGTAAAAATTCTTTATGGTTTACAGAACAAATTTATAATGAATTTATAGCATCTTTAAATTGGAATCAAGGTGCAGCTTTTGGTTTTTTACTTTTGGCTTTATCCTCTTTTATTATTTGGTTAGGACTTAAACTCACCAAACAAAATCTATCTAAGGCTTTATCATGA
- a CDS encoding universal stress protein, with the protein MYYKKLFFPIGGGDELEERIYGALLIAKKLNIKLDILKSSLKDNNTLYKRYAIPEKIINELDQIVDMKYKEENEVFLELFNKVAKDLAVDISIDTNKNNALVRVKVLEGLRSSLVEQESKFCDLVIAAAPPSGLTTATFETAVLKSGKPVLMFPRVLRKFSTDSIIIGWNNSTEASRALTSSIELLKTAKKVHIISSIEYVENLDVLENLIDYLKEHDICATYEIIKTTRIPGQALLNAAINGDFDIIIAGAYGHKGLKELMFGGATRYLLENTSIPVFMSH; encoded by the coding sequence ATGTATTATAAAAAACTATTTTTCCCAATTGGTGGTGGAGATGAGTTAGAAGAAAGAATTTATGGTGCACTATTAATCGCAAAAAAACTTAATATAAAATTAGATATTTTAAAGTCAAGTTTAAAAGACAATAACACACTTTATAAAAGATATGCAATTCCTGAAAAAATCATAAATGAGCTTGACCAAATCGTTGATATGAAGTATAAAGAAGAAAATGAAGTTTTTTTAGAACTTTTTAATAAGGTAGCAAAAGACTTAGCAGTCGATATTTCTATTGATACTAATAAAAATAATGCTTTGGTTCGTGTAAAAGTCTTAGAAGGATTAAGAAGTAGTTTAGTAGAACAAGAATCAAAATTTTGTGATCTTGTAATTGCTGCTGCTCCACCCTCTGGTCTTACTACTGCAACATTTGAAACTGCCGTTTTAAAAAGTGGTAAACCTGTTTTAATGTTTCCAAGAGTTTTAAGAAAGTTTTCTACTGATTCAATAATTATTGGATGGAATAATTCTACAGAAGCATCACGTGCACTCACTTCTTCAATTGAGCTATTAAAAACTGCTAAAAAAGTACATATAATTTCATCAATAGAATATGTGGAAAATTTAGATGTTTTGGAAAATCTTATTGATTATTTAAAAGAGCATGATATATGTGCCACTTATGAAATTATTAAAACTACTAGAATACCAGGACAAGCATTATTAAATGCTGCAATAAATGGAGATTTTGACATAATAATAGCTGGAGCATACGGACATAAAGGCCTAAAAGAACTTATGTTTGGTGGTGCTACTAGGTATCTACTAGAAAATACAAGTATTCCTGTATTTATGTCTCATTAA
- a CDS encoding NAD(P)-dependent oxidoreductase — translation MSNTQRKRIGFIGLGLMGSAIVNRLQDKNYEVTVFSRSRNAGIVKAESRGAKVASNNREVASNSDIIIICVDTSKAVESIMLGENGLIEALNPGTIVIDFGTSLPASTKMLAAEIKEKGSSYMDAPLGRTPKHALDGLLNIMSAGEKTDFDKVKSLLADIGENVFHVGTLGAGHTLKLINNFFGMTLATAMSESFAMADLAGIKREDLYNIMSAGPLHSMMMDFVKSNAVDGNTKSLGFSIGNAHKDLAYYVSMTESLNVSSAIAAGTKASLGSAVEDGKANNDVPDMVAHFAKIFAKTAK, via the coding sequence ATGTCAAATACACAAAGAAAAAGAATTGGATTCATTGGTTTAGGATTAATGGGTTCTGCCATCGTAAATAGACTACAAGATAAAAATTATGAAGTAACAGTTTTCAGTAGAAGCCGTAATGCAGGGATAGTAAAAGCTGAAAGTCGTGGTGCTAAAGTTGCTTCTAATAACAGAGAAGTAGCTTCTAATTCTGATATTATCATTATTTGTGTTGATACATCAAAAGCTGTTGAATCTATTATGTTAGGTGAAAATGGCCTAATTGAAGCACTTAATCCTGGCACGATAGTCATAGACTTTGGGACATCTTTACCTGCATCAACTAAAATGCTTGCTGCAGAAATAAAAGAGAAAGGCTCAAGTTATATGGATGCTCCACTAGGAAGAACTCCTAAACATGCACTTGATGGTTTATTAAATATAATGTCTGCTGGGGAAAAAACTGATTTTGATAAAGTTAAATCTCTATTAGCGGATATTGGTGAAAATGTATTTCATGTAGGTACTTTAGGTGCTGGACATACCTTAAAACTTATCAATAATTTCTTTGGAATGACACTTGCAACTGCAATGTCAGAATCCTTTGCTATGGCTGATTTAGCAGGAATTAAAAGAGAAGACCTTTATAATATTATGTCAGCAGGACCTCTTCATTCTATGATGATGGATTTTGTAAAATCAAATGCAGTTGATGGAAATACTAAATCTTTAGGTTTCTCAATTGGAAATGCACATAAAGATTTAGCTTATTATGTAAGTATGACTGAATCATTAAATGTTTCTTCTGCCATCGCAGCAGGTACAAAAGCATCACTTGGAAGCGCAGTAGAAGATGGAAAAGCAAACAATGATGTTCCTGATATGGTTGCTCATTTTGCTAAAATATTTGCTAAGACTGCAAAATAA
- a CDS encoding FCD domain-containing protein, whose amino-acid sequence MVQLINLKEIIIVNKTESAQKGRISDYLVDQLEARILSNNIKDGETLPAERELMNQYNVSRTVVREAIATLSSKGLVVTKPRFRPVARKPDIDSALNSISGIVSHLLSEADGVKNLFYTRLMIEAMLVREAAIHANKDDIKALRQALEANYLAINDSDIFHTTDVLFHSILYAIPNNPIFPLVQKAFVNWLSGYWKKMKMHEQRNEVNYYAHKKIFEAILNRDPDEAEKALREHLTNGWKELEETFKS is encoded by the coding sequence ATGGTACAATTAATAAATTTAAAGGAGATAATAATTGTGAATAAAACAGAATCAGCTCAGAAAGGAAGAATTTCTGATTATTTAGTAGATCAATTAGAAGCAAGAATATTATCCAATAATATAAAAGATGGGGAAACTTTGCCGGCTGAGAGAGAATTAATGAATCAATATAATGTAAGTAGAACGGTTGTTAGAGAAGCCATTGCTACATTGTCAAGTAAAGGTTTAGTAGTTACAAAACCAAGATTTAGACCCGTTGCAAGAAAACCAGATATTGATTCTGCTTTAAATTCTATTAGTGGGATAGTATCTCATCTTTTAAGTGAAGCTGATGGGGTGAAAAATCTATTTTATACGCGATTAATGATTGAAGCTATGTTAGTACGTGAAGCTGCAATTCATGCCAATAAGGATGATATAAAAGCATTAAGACAGGCTTTAGAAGCCAATTACCTTGCAATAAATGATTCAGATATATTCCATACTACAGATGTATTATTTCACTCTATTCTTTATGCAATTCCTAATAATCCAATATTCCCTTTGGTGCAGAAGGCTTTTGTAAATTGGTTATCTGGTTATTGGAAAAAAATGAAAATGCATGAACAAAGAAATGAAGTCAATTATTATGCACATAAAAAAATATTTGAAGCTATTTTAAACAGAGATCCTGATGAAGCTGAAAAAGCATTAAGAGAACACCTTACAAATGGGTGGAAAGAGCTTGAAGAAACTTTTAAATCATAA